Proteins from a single region of Harmonia axyridis chromosome 4, icHarAxyr1.1, whole genome shotgun sequence:
- the LOC123678429 gene encoding uncharacterized protein LOC123678429, translating into MIEIRILFFVALYSTCTISHPYYNGFSRNPYDQGYGIFNYANQIPYNTYIPSFPEPDLAFYLSQNQPFNLLAEAPQVIGTTFSILPMFAVPKENVNMVSSANILGVSQKKPMLTIRTETNSLLQCIPGVRIELEQPMWIYSLKKTSIVFPSEVLIYHGGYRIPLKVGAVLAPVTQESFFFDRVPVEVRVVYAVPLPSKPINVETVTTTQQVQNTIVETVDNQAIVVESNEFDEQGGTSGFVENPKNVTIVEFPNKVASPTLPVSEEDEELVNRNPPQILVPAGIVQSTQPEILIEPFHNSKESPVLTQLKQEKLKQKLKIREAEEFQIHNTTSSESGSV; encoded by the exons ATGATCGAAATA aggATACTATTCTTCGTAGCTCTATATTCAACTTGCACCATTTCCCATCCCTATTACAATGGCTTCAGCAGAAATCCATACGACCAAGGATATGGCATCTTCAACTACGCAAATCAAATCCCTTACAACACATACATACCAAGCTTTCCAGAACCCGATCTGGCATTTTACCTCTCACAAAATCAACCCTTCAACTTGCTAGCTGAAGCTCCACAAGTCATTGGCACTACCTTCTCAATACTACCGATGTTCGCCGTGCCGAAAGAAAATGTTAATATGGTATCAAGTGCTAATATACTGGGCGTATCGCAGAAGAAACCCATGTTGACGATAAGAACAGAAACTAATTCCCTGCTACAGTGCATTCCAGGAGTGAGGATAGAGTTGGAGCAACCAATGTGGATATATTCTTTGAAGAAAACCAGCATTGTGTTTCCCTCTGAAGTCTTGATTTATCATGGTGGTTATAGAATCCCCCTGAAAGTTGGTGCTGTACTAGCACCGGTTACCCAAGAGTCTTTCTTTTTCGATCGAGTACCCGTTGAAGTCCGTGTGGTGTATGCTGTTCCTCTTCCTTCGAAACCTATCAATGTAGAAACCGTTACCACCACCCAGCAAGTACAAAATACAATTGTAGAAACTGTCGACAATCAGGCAATTGTCGTGGAAAGTAATGAGTTTGATGAACAAGGTGGCACGTCAGGATTCGttgaaaatcccaaaaatgtaACTATTGTTGAGTTTCCTAACAAGGTGGCTTCTCCTACACTTCCTGTTtctgaagaagatgaagagttAG tAAATCGAAATCCGCCTCAGATCTTAGTCCCTGCTGGTATTGTGCAATCAACTCAACCTGAAATACTCATTGAACCTTTCCACAACTCGAAAGAATCACCTGTTTTGACTCAACTTAAACAAGAGAAATTGAAGCAAAAACTGAAGATAAGAGAAGCGGAAGAGTTTCAAATTCATAACACAACAAGTTCGGAATCTGGAAGTGTATAA